A region of Lacinutrix sp. Hel_I_90 DNA encodes the following proteins:
- a CDS encoding aminotransferase class V-fold PLP-dependent enzyme encodes MAIQHQKHLFNLPEEITYLNTASQSPSFKAIYNAGLEALKQKDRPYTITGPDYFEPVIALKKLFATLVDADDFNRVATIPSVSYGMATVANNVKLNAGDEILLIEEQFPSNYYSWQKLADKYQATIKTITAPNVTTDKVKLWNEAILEAITDQTAMVAMGNIHWSNGSLFDLKAIRKKSKQHQALLIIDGSQSVGALPFSVKEIQPDALICAGYKWLFGPYGCAYAYYGAYFDHGTPIEENWANRLNSENFAGLTNYQSEYKPLANRYCAGESGSFIYVKMQIEALKQVIDWTPKAIQEYCKAISTEAIIELKAFGCEIETDDYRTHHLFGIKLPEGLDLNVLKSALKAQHIFVSFRGNYIRISCHLFNTSDDFTKLVNCLTSVLAK; translated from the coding sequence ATGGCTATACAACACCAAAAGCATTTATTTAACCTTCCAGAAGAAATCACCTACCTAAACACGGCAAGTCAATCGCCTAGTTTTAAAGCGATATACAATGCTGGCTTAGAAGCGTTAAAACAAAAAGATAGACCTTACACCATTACGGGTCCAGATTATTTTGAACCTGTTATTGCGTTAAAAAAACTATTTGCAACACTCGTAGATGCTGACGATTTTAATCGGGTAGCGACTATTCCTTCAGTGTCTTATGGTATGGCAACGGTGGCTAATAATGTAAAATTAAATGCGGGTGATGAGATACTGCTTATAGAAGAACAGTTTCCCAGCAACTATTATTCCTGGCAAAAATTAGCAGATAAATATCAGGCAACAATCAAAACCATTACTGCTCCTAATGTCACCACCGACAAAGTTAAACTTTGGAATGAAGCTATTTTAGAGGCCATTACAGATCAAACAGCTATGGTTGCCATGGGAAATATACATTGGTCTAATGGGAGCTTATTCGATTTAAAAGCGATTCGGAAAAAATCAAAACAGCACCAAGCGTTACTCATTATTGACGGCAGCCAATCTGTAGGTGCTTTACCTTTTTCGGTAAAAGAGATTCAACCTGATGCCCTTATTTGCGCAGGCTATAAGTGGTTGTTTGGCCCCTACGGCTGTGCTTATGCGTATTATGGTGCGTATTTTGATCATGGAACGCCTATTGAAGAAAACTGGGCCAATCGTTTAAATAGTGAAAACTTTGCTGGATTAACGAATTACCAATCGGAATACAAACCGCTAGCCAATAGGTATTGTGCAGGTGAAAGTGGTAGTTTTATCTATGTAAAAATGCAAATTGAAGCACTAAAACAAGTGATTGACTGGACACCAAAAGCCATTCAAGAGTACTGTAAAGCGATTTCTACAGAAGCTATAATAGAATTGAAAGCTTTTGGTTGCGAGATTGAAACGGATGACTACAGAACACATCATTTATTCGGAATTAAATTACCTGAAGGTTTGGATTTGAATGTTCTAAAATCTGCTTTAAAAGCACAACACATTTTTGTTTCTTTTAGAGGAAATTATATTCGAATATCATGTCATTTATTTAATACTTCAGACGATTTCACAAAGCTGGTAAACTGTCTGACTTCAGTTTTAGCTAAATAA
- a CDS encoding M42 family metallopeptidase has protein sequence MAKDSILNKKSMDFLEKYLNNASPTGYEWDGQKIWMDYLRPYVDEFITDTYGSAVGVINPKAKYKVVIEGHADEISWYVNYISDDGLIYVIRNGGSDHQIAPSKIVNIHTKKGIVKGVFGWPAIHTRDKSKEEAPKPENIFIDCGCATKEDVEKLGVHVGCVITYPDTFHVLNKDKFVCRALDNRMGGFMIAEVARLLKENKKTLPFGLYVTNSVQEEIGLRGAEMISHRIKPNVAIVTDVTHDTTTPMIEQKKQGALEMGKGPVVAYAPAVQQKLRDLITETAEANKIPFQRSALSRATGTDTDAFAYSNGGVASALISLPLRYMHTTVEMVHRDDVENVIKMIYETLLKIKDGETFSYFE, from the coding sequence ATGGCAAAAGATAGCATACTTAACAAAAAGTCAATGGACTTTTTAGAGAAATATTTAAACAATGCCTCTCCAACTGGTTACGAGTGGGACGGACAAAAAATATGGATGGACTACCTGAGACCTTATGTTGACGAGTTTATTACAGATACTTACGGTTCTGCGGTAGGTGTAATCAATCCAAAAGCAAAATATAAAGTCGTGATTGAAGGTCACGCCGATGAAATTTCCTGGTATGTAAATTATATTAGTGATGACGGACTTATCTATGTGATTAGAAATGGTGGTAGTGATCACCAGATTGCACCCAGTAAAATCGTGAATATTCATACGAAAAAAGGTATTGTAAAAGGTGTTTTTGGATGGCCTGCAATACATACACGTGACAAATCTAAAGAAGAAGCGCCAAAACCAGAGAACATTTTTATTGATTGTGGTTGTGCAACGAAAGAAGATGTTGAGAAATTAGGGGTACATGTTGGTTGTGTGATTACTTATCCAGATACCTTTCATGTCCTTAACAAGGATAAATTTGTGTGTCGCGCCTTAGATAACAGAATGGGTGGATTTATGATTGCTGAAGTCGCTCGTTTGTTAAAAGAAAACAAGAAGACCTTACCTTTTGGTTTGTACGTCACCAATTCTGTACAAGAAGAAATTGGATTACGAGGAGCCGAAATGATATCGCACCGTATTAAGCCAAACGTTGCGATTGTAACAGATGTGACGCATGATACGACCACGCCAATGATCGAACAAAAAAAGCAAGGTGCTTTAGAAATGGGTAAAGGGCCCGTTGTTGCCTATGCCCCTGCAGTACAGCAAAAATTACGTGATTTAATTACAGAAACAGCTGAAGCTAATAAAATACCGTTTCAACGTTCTGCATTATCAAGAGCTACTGGAACAGATACCGATGCTTTTGCTTACAGTAATGGTGGTGTTGCCTCTGCTTTAATTTCGTTACCATTACGTTACATGCATACCACCGTAGAAATGGTGCATCGTGATGATGTAGAAAATGTAATAAAAATGATCTACGAAACGCTTCTTAAAATTAAAGATGGTGAAACGTTCTCTTATTTTGAATAA
- a CDS encoding DUF4294 domain-containing protein — translation MNYLLSLFLFFPFLMFAQVDTFEQDSTEVQYILIEGDSIPREMIDLEEVMLLHKLNFDSKQDQRRYYILRRKTLKVYPYAKLAAERLDSLTTRIGSLESRRKQRKYAKIVQKYIEEEFSGELKKLTRTEGQILIKLIHRQTGKTTFELIKTLRSGWRAFWFNNTASLFDISLKREFDPENEKEDYLIEDILQRNFQSGLLKEQKSAVAFDFLELTNKWIKKEETTTNKNPKP, via the coding sequence ATGAACTATTTGTTATCCCTTTTTTTATTTTTTCCTTTTCTGATGTTTGCTCAGGTTGATACCTTCGAGCAAGATTCAACAGAGGTTCAATATATTCTTATTGAAGGCGATTCTATTCCGCGTGAAATGATAGATCTTGAAGAAGTCATGCTGCTACATAAATTAAATTTTGATAGTAAGCAAGATCAACGACGCTACTATATTCTACGCCGTAAAACCCTTAAAGTATACCCGTATGCTAAGTTAGCAGCCGAAAGACTAGATTCTTTGACTACAAGAATAGGAAGTTTAGAATCTAGGCGGAAACAAAGAAAATACGCTAAAATTGTTCAAAAATATATAGAGGAAGAGTTTTCTGGTGAACTGAAAAAACTCACCAGAACGGAAGGTCAAATCTTAATAAAACTCATTCACAGGCAAACAGGAAAAACGACTTTTGAGCTGATTAAAACTTTACGTAGTGGTTGGCGTGCCTTTTGGTTTAATAATACGGCGAGCTTGTTTGACATTTCTTTAAAACGGGAGTTTGATCCTGAAAATGAAAAGGAAGATTATTTAATTGAAGACATCCTGCAACGTAATTTTCAATCTGGTTTATTAAAAGAGCAGAAATCTGCTGTGGCATTCGACTTTTTAGAGTTGACCAATAAATGGATTAAAAAAGAAGAAACGACAACTAATAAGAATCCTAAGCCTTAA